In Achromobacter xylosoxidans A8, a single window of DNA contains:
- a CDS encoding benzoate/H(+) symporter BenE family transporter, protein MSDAAQSSIDLPPSRHHARRDLSASAIAAGLVAVLVSFGGTAVLMVQAGHTAGLDSAHIGSWIGSLSLAFGLGGAVYSLRTGLPIVMAWSTPGAALLVTALAGVPFNEAIGAFILAAALTLACGLFGWIDPILRRIPGEIAAAMLAGVLLNFGMGVFSNIKQQPALVLAMCAAYLVCRRWAPRYAVLVVMLVAIALAFGLNLIQLDLLDWRFTEFVWTTPAFSAQAAVSLGIPLFVVAMASQNLPGLAILQAAGYQPPASRLVAATGLLGLLAAPFGAHSVTMGAISAAICTGPEAHADPSKRYIAAATYGLGYVVLSVVAGAVAVFFQALPAALLAALAGLALLGTIMGGMAAAMANPQRREAALITLLATASGFSFWGIGSAFWGLAAGLLAHAAFEFKRSGAQA, encoded by the coding sequence ATGAGCGACGCCGCGCAGTCCAGCATCGACCTTCCCCCTTCCCGCCACCACGCCCGCCGCGACCTGTCCGCCTCGGCCATCGCCGCTGGCCTGGTCGCCGTCCTGGTCAGCTTCGGCGGCACCGCCGTGCTGATGGTGCAGGCAGGCCATACCGCGGGCCTGGATTCGGCCCACATCGGCTCCTGGATCGGTTCGCTCAGCCTGGCGTTCGGCTTGGGCGGCGCGGTATACAGCCTGCGCACGGGCCTGCCCATCGTCATGGCCTGGTCCACTCCCGGCGCGGCCCTGCTGGTCACCGCGCTGGCGGGCGTTCCGTTCAACGAAGCCATCGGCGCCTTCATCCTGGCGGCAGCCCTGACGCTGGCCTGCGGCCTGTTCGGCTGGATTGATCCCATCCTGCGCCGCATCCCCGGCGAAATCGCCGCGGCCATGCTGGCGGGCGTGCTGCTCAATTTCGGCATGGGCGTCTTCAGCAACATCAAGCAGCAACCCGCACTGGTGCTGGCGATGTGCGCGGCCTATCTGGTGTGCCGGCGCTGGGCGCCGCGCTACGCGGTGCTGGTCGTCATGCTGGTGGCCATCGCCCTCGCCTTCGGACTGAACCTGATCCAGCTGGACCTGCTGGACTGGCGCTTCACTGAATTCGTCTGGACCACGCCCGCGTTCAGCGCGCAGGCCGCGGTCAGCCTGGGCATTCCGCTGTTCGTCGTCGCGATGGCGTCGCAGAACCTGCCCGGTCTGGCCATCCTTCAGGCCGCCGGCTACCAGCCGCCCGCCTCGCGCCTGGTGGCGGCCACCGGCCTGCTGGGCCTGCTGGCCGCCCCCTTCGGCGCGCACAGCGTCACGATGGGCGCCATCAGCGCCGCCATCTGCACCGGTCCCGAAGCGCATGCGGACCCCTCCAAGCGCTACATCGCCGCCGCCACCTACGGCCTGGGCTATGTCGTGCTGAGCGTCGTGGCCGGCGCCGTGGCCGTGTTCTTCCAGGCCTTGCCCGCCGCCCTGCTGGCCGCGCTGGCCGGGCTGGCGCTGCTGGGCACCATCATGGGCGGCATGGCTGCGGCCATGGCCAACCCGCAACGCCGCGAAGCCGCGCTCATCACGCTGCTGGCCACCGCATCGGGTTTCAGTTTCTGGGGTATCGGATCGGCCTTCTGGGGCCTCGCGGCGGGCCTGCTGGCCCACGCGGCATTCGAGTTCAAGCGTTCGGGCGCTCAGGCCTGA
- a CDS encoding MOSC N-terminal beta barrel domain-containing protein, translating into MNAGHFQPVAECGATTQAEAAGYHRQWLIANDSGQWLNRALCPRLAEVSVELRLGYLVLKAPGMLRMDIPLDVIEDDDSVRYSMKVGEQVVDVIDEGELAAAWISNFVQVPCRIMKVHPDTPVAAWPA; encoded by the coding sequence ATGAACGCCGGACACTTCCAACCCGTGGCCGAGTGCGGCGCCACCACGCAGGCCGAGGCCGCGGGCTACCACCGGCAATGGCTGATCGCCAATGATTCAGGGCAGTGGCTGAATCGCGCCCTGTGTCCGCGGCTGGCCGAGGTCTCGGTCGAACTACGGCTGGGCTACCTGGTGCTCAAGGCGCCGGGCATGTTGCGCATGGATATTCCGCTGGACGTCATCGAAGACGACGACAGCGTGCGCTACAGCATGAAGGTGGGCGAGCAGGTGGTCGACGTGATCGACGAAGGGGAACTGGCCGCGGCCTGGATCTCCAACTTCGTGCAGGTGCCTTGCCGCATCATGAAGGTGCATCCCGACACGCCGGTGGCCGCCTGGCCTGCCTGA
- a CDS encoding AsmA family protein: MKTWFKRILIGLVVLVVVAVVGLAIFLLTFDPNAYKYKLEELVQQRYQRTLTIDGEIELSLFPRIGLSVQGVSLSEPNSPETFASIDSTRLAVAVWPLLSNSFVVDHVAITGFKARVMRDKQGQFNFSNLVGGTAPITAAPANPAEALAGAAQSAVQAPANGNLPQPRNNMQIDIAGLDLKDGQVQLQDAITGMAVAVTKINANTGRVTFNQPFDVRMTARVEGGNPRVDANLTGQALLTLDPSAKRYAAQKLDLRMDGKLPGAEAKSLAVRGNLAFNGQKSALDIAGLEVVFQGDVTDPAARATNVDASVAIPKLAIDPHKSQLQIEKLAIRAKGGVADGPFEFAVDAPALNISPASATGEALTGRVRISGLDASFGLNGISGNAGELDIKEAKLDSTSKNGERIVKLNFASPLSLNLLQRSGGLSGLRGDVNITDPGLPKGSLQIPVIGSVTADLLKDQATSKINAVLEGGKFDLSADITKLSDSPKVNFALVVDTLDLDKLVPPAAATPAQPAAKPPAEAKKEEGKPAQPAPAPAAAKPVDDTIDLSALIGPSVNGTIKVGKLVVRGLKADDVGAAVKLDKGKLDISSLTAGLYGGKLAGNLSVDAAQGNQLATKMSLAGIAIEPFLMDLARQNVLSGTGSLALDLKTAGANAYAMKSGLGGTMQLRLRDGAVKGINLTQTLRELKAAFKPESQNETVASDTSKQTEFSEMDADLAFTKGVAAVKRLNVVSPLLRVTQGEPATIDFVKSELDLVARARVVNPAANPEGKELIDLKDVTIPVHVKGPFDKPTYTVLWKDAIGGILQRSLENKLREAVTGKGKGGAAVDKALKGLLGK, encoded by the coding sequence ATGAAAACGTGGTTCAAGCGCATTTTGATAGGCCTGGTAGTGTTGGTTGTCGTGGCCGTCGTTGGCCTGGCCATCTTCTTGCTGACATTCGACCCCAACGCGTACAAGTACAAGCTGGAAGAGCTTGTCCAGCAACGCTATCAACGCACGTTGACGATCGACGGCGAGATCGAGCTGTCGCTCTTCCCGCGCATCGGCCTGTCGGTGCAGGGCGTGTCGCTGTCCGAGCCCAATAGTCCGGAAACTTTCGCTTCCATCGACAGCACCCGCCTGGCGGTTGCGGTGTGGCCGCTGCTGTCCAACAGCTTTGTGGTGGACCACGTGGCCATCACCGGCTTCAAGGCCCGTGTGATGCGGGACAAGCAGGGCCAGTTCAATTTCAGCAATCTCGTGGGCGGCACCGCGCCGATCACGGCGGCGCCGGCCAATCCCGCCGAAGCCTTGGCGGGCGCGGCGCAGAGCGCGGTGCAGGCCCCGGCCAACGGCAACCTGCCGCAGCCGCGCAACAACATGCAGATCGACATCGCCGGGCTGGACCTGAAGGACGGCCAGGTGCAGCTGCAGGACGCCATCACCGGCATGGCGGTGGCGGTCACCAAGATCAACGCCAACACCGGCCGCGTCACCTTCAATCAGCCGTTTGACGTGCGCATGACCGCGCGCGTCGAGGGCGGCAATCCACGCGTGGACGCCAATCTGACTGGTCAGGCCCTGTTGACGCTGGATCCGTCCGCCAAGCGCTATGCGGCGCAGAAACTGGACCTGCGCATGGACGGCAAGCTGCCGGGCGCCGAAGCCAAGAGCCTGGCGGTGCGCGGCAATCTGGCCTTCAATGGGCAGAAATCGGCGCTCGATATCGCCGGCCTGGAGGTCGTGTTCCAGGGCGACGTCACCGATCCCGCCGCCCGGGCCACCAATGTGGACGCCAGCGTCGCCATTCCCAAACTGGCGATCGACCCCCACAAGAGCCAGTTGCAGATCGAAAAGCTGGCCATCCGCGCCAAGGGTGGCGTGGCTGACGGTCCCTTCGAATTCGCCGTGGACGCGCCCGCGCTCAACATCTCGCCGGCCTCGGCCACGGGAGAAGCGCTCACGGGCCGCGTGCGCATCAGCGGCCTGGACGCGAGCTTCGGCTTGAACGGCATCAGCGGCAACGCCGGCGAACTGGATATCAAGGAAGCCAAGCTGGACAGCACGTCCAAGAACGGCGAACGGATCGTCAAGCTGAACTTCGCCTCGCCGTTGTCCCTGAACCTGCTGCAGCGCAGCGGCGGCCTGTCCGGCCTGCGCGGCGACGTCAACATTACCGATCCCGGCTTGCCCAAGGGCAGCCTGCAGATCCCGGTGATCGGCAGCGTGACGGCGGACCTGTTGAAGGATCAGGCCACCAGCAAGATCAACGCGGTGCTGGAAGGCGGCAAGTTCGACCTGAGCGCGGACATTACCAAGCTGAGCGACTCGCCGAAGGTGAATTTCGCGCTGGTGGTGGACACGCTGGACCTGGATAAGCTGGTGCCGCCCGCGGCGGCAACGCCTGCGCAGCCCGCGGCCAAGCCGCCCGCCGAAGCCAAGAAGGAAGAAGGCAAGCCGGCGCAACCTGCCCCGGCGCCGGCTGCCGCCAAGCCGGTCGACGATACGATCGACCTGTCGGCGCTGATCGGCCCCAGCGTCAACGGCACGATCAAGGTCGGCAAGTTGGTCGTGCGTGGCCTGAAGGCCGATGACGTCGGCGCCGCGGTCAAGCTGGACAAGGGCAAGTTGGACATTTCCAGCCTGACGGCCGGCCTCTACGGCGGCAAGCTGGCGGGCAACCTGTCGGTGGACGCCGCGCAGGGCAACCAGCTGGCCACCAAGATGTCGCTGGCCGGAATCGCCATCGAACCGTTCCTGATGGACCTGGCGCGCCAGAACGTGCTGAGCGGCACGGGCAGCCTCGCGCTGGACCTGAAGACGGCGGGCGCCAACGCCTATGCCATGAAGAGCGGCCTGGGCGGCACCATGCAATTGCGCCTGCGCGATGGCGCGGTCAAGGGCATCAACCTGACGCAGACGCTGCGCGAGCTGAAGGCCGCCTTCAAGCCCGAATCGCAGAACGAAACCGTCGCCTCCGACACCAGCAAGCAGACGGAATTCTCCGAGATGGACGCAGACCTGGCCTTCACCAAGGGCGTGGCTGCGGTAAAGCGCCTGAACGTGGTGTCGCCCCTGCTGCGCGTGACGCAAGGCGAACCGGCCACCATAGACTTCGTCAAGAGCGAGCTGGACCTGGTGGCGCGTGCGCGCGTCGTCAACCCGGCGGCCAACCCGGAAGGCAAGGAACTGATAGACCTGAAGGACGTAACCATTCCCGTGCACGTCAAGGGCCCGTTCGACAAGCCGACCTACACCGTTCTGTGGAAGGACGCCATCGGCGGCATTCTGCAGCGCAGCCTGGAAAACAAGCTGCGCGAAGCGGTGACGGGCAAGGGCAAGGGCGGCGCGGCCGTCGACAAAGCTTTGAAGGGATTGCTGGGCAAATGA
- a CDS encoding MDR family MFS transporter — MSAPAPSTPHSPGQVLPFRQTLLAMLGMCFVMMMVAIDQTVVGTALPTIVAELKGFELYAWVATSYLLTSVITVPIFGRLGDYYGRKPFVVAAIVLFTLASVLCGAADSMFTLVLARALQGIGGGMLVGTAFASIPDLFPDPHVRLRWQVMLSSAFGIANAVGPTLGGALTEHYGWRSVFYVNLPIGILGLWFVTRYLPHLRNHTTGRVRLDWQGALLIALALGSLQLLVELLPKEGLSGSIMLLGVGSAIAFAVLLWWERRCPHPLLPLDMFRNRGLAMLFTLALLVGVTMYSLLFYAPLLLQGGFGLSPQDAGLLITPMVVFITVGSIINGRIITRIRNPNCMLYAGFILMALSCLGIVTTHSYTSHALIAAYMLMAGLGMGFIMPNLTVFAQQTAGRSHLGIATALLQSLRMIGGMLGTAIVGTMVSHSYFSGVESTLRGASARWLPELNDPQMLVNPQAQTQFLAQLAHQGQDGTSLIEIARIALVGAIHEGQLIALAVAVFALWCVRRVPPVQLIRPSKSEPAGVGE; from the coding sequence ATGTCCGCCCCCGCTCCCAGCACCCCGCATTCGCCCGGCCAGGTGCTCCCTTTCCGCCAGACCCTGCTCGCCATGCTGGGCATGTGCTTCGTCATGATGATGGTCGCGATCGACCAGACCGTGGTCGGCACCGCGCTTCCGACCATTGTGGCCGAACTCAAGGGCTTCGAACTGTATGCATGGGTAGCGACCTCTTACCTGCTGACTTCCGTCATCACCGTGCCCATCTTCGGCCGCTTGGGCGATTACTACGGGCGCAAGCCGTTCGTGGTGGCGGCCATTGTGCTGTTCACCCTGGCCTCGGTGCTGTGCGGCGCGGCCGACAGCATGTTCACGCTGGTCCTGGCCCGCGCCCTGCAAGGCATAGGCGGCGGCATGCTGGTAGGCACGGCGTTCGCGTCCATCCCCGACCTGTTTCCCGATCCCCACGTGCGGCTGCGCTGGCAGGTCATGCTGAGCTCCGCCTTCGGCATCGCCAACGCCGTGGGGCCGACCCTGGGCGGCGCGCTGACTGAGCACTACGGCTGGCGCTCGGTGTTCTACGTCAACCTGCCCATCGGCATACTCGGCCTGTGGTTCGTCACCCGCTATCTGCCGCACCTGCGCAACCACACGACCGGCCGCGTACGGCTGGACTGGCAGGGCGCGCTGCTCATCGCCCTGGCGCTGGGCAGCCTGCAACTGCTGGTCGAATTGCTGCCCAAGGAAGGGCTGAGCGGGTCCATCATGCTGCTGGGCGTGGGCAGCGCGATCGCCTTCGCCGTGCTGCTCTGGTGGGAACGACGCTGCCCGCATCCGCTACTGCCGCTGGACATGTTCCGCAACCGCGGCCTGGCCATGCTCTTCACGCTGGCCCTGCTGGTGGGCGTGACCATGTACTCGCTGCTGTTCTACGCGCCGCTGCTGCTGCAGGGCGGCTTCGGGCTGTCGCCCCAGGACGCGGGCCTGCTCATCACGCCCATGGTGGTCTTCATCACCGTGGGCAGCATCATCAACGGCCGCATCATCACCCGCATCCGCAATCCCAACTGCATGCTGTACGCGGGCTTCATCCTGATGGCGCTCTCGTGCCTGGGGATCGTCACCACCCATAGCTATACGTCACATGCGCTCATCGCCGCATACATGCTGATGGCCGGCCTGGGCATGGGCTTCATCATGCCCAACCTGACGGTCTTCGCGCAGCAGACCGCCGGCCGCAGCCACCTGGGCATCGCCACCGCGTTGCTGCAATCGCTGCGCATGATAGGCGGCATGCTGGGCACGGCGATCGTCGGCACCATGGTCAGCCACAGCTATTTCAGCGGCGTCGAATCCACGCTGCGCGGCGCTTCCGCCCGCTGGCTGCCCGAGCTGAACGACCCGCAAATGCTGGTCAATCCCCAGGCCCAGACGCAGTTCCTGGCACAATTGGCGCATCAAGGCCAGGACGGGACCTCGCTGATCGAGATCGCGCGCATCGCGCTCGTCGGCGCCATCCACGAAGGGCAACTGATCGCCCTGGCGGTTGCGGTGTTCGCG